A stretch of Spirosoma oryzicola DNA encodes these proteins:
- the argS gene encoding arginine--tRNA ligase, whose amino-acid sequence MDIQEQLKTDIQQAIQVLFQTTVDEVTLQPTKKEFEGLYTFVTFSLTKALRQAPAQIGQVIGSWLAENSAIVSGFNVVQGFLNISIADAAWVDVLNDIATNPAFGTLPAKQSSVMVEFSSPNTNKPLHLGHLRNNFLGDSVSRILAANGYDVVKTCIVNDRGVHICKSMLAYKLFGNGETPESAGMKGDHLIGKYYVLFDKAYKAQIEELVGQGMAKEEAEKKAPLMLEVQQMLRLWEQGDEETVALWSQLNAWVYKGFDATYRSIGVSFDKTYYESNTYLLGKEIVEEGLQKSVFYRKDDGSVWIDLTEEGLDQKLVLRSDGTSVYMTQDLGTTDLKYQDFQNDRQIWVVGNEQDYHFNVLFAILRRLGRTYADGLYHLSYGMVDLPTGKMKSREGTVVDADDLIQETIDAAATAADEAAKGKMDEFGDNEKATLFRMLGLGALKYYLLKVDPQKRMQFNPAESVDLHGNTGPYIQYVHARVQSVLRKAADSGVSLAGAVQNGTLDEIERQLIFLLSQYPQRVAEAGESYAPSYIGQYAYDLAKTFNQFYDKLSILKETDAVKLHTRLTLSKSVGETIRKAMGLLGIDVPDKM is encoded by the coding sequence ATGGACATTCAGGAACAATTAAAAACCGATATACAGCAAGCTATACAGGTGCTTTTTCAAACAACCGTTGACGAAGTTACCCTGCAACCCACCAAGAAAGAATTTGAGGGGCTTTACACGTTTGTCACGTTTTCACTCACCAAAGCCCTTCGACAAGCACCCGCGCAGATAGGACAGGTAATTGGCTCCTGGTTAGCCGAGAATAGCGCCATCGTCAGCGGCTTCAACGTCGTACAGGGTTTTTTGAATATCAGCATTGCCGATGCCGCTTGGGTTGACGTATTAAACGACATCGCAACCAATCCGGCGTTTGGCACGCTCCCGGCCAAACAAAGCTCGGTGATGGTTGAGTTTTCGTCGCCAAACACCAACAAGCCGCTTCACCTGGGACACCTGCGTAACAACTTTCTGGGTGACTCGGTCAGCCGGATTCTGGCGGCCAACGGCTATGACGTGGTGAAAACCTGTATCGTCAACGACCGGGGCGTTCACATCTGTAAGTCCATGCTGGCGTATAAGTTGTTCGGCAACGGTGAAACACCGGAGTCGGCTGGTATGAAAGGCGATCACCTGATTGGAAAATATTACGTCCTGTTCGACAAAGCCTACAAAGCGCAGATCGAAGAACTGGTCGGGCAGGGCATGGCTAAAGAGGAAGCAGAGAAAAAAGCACCCCTGATGCTTGAGGTACAGCAGATGCTGCGGCTTTGGGAACAAGGTGACGAAGAGACTGTAGCGCTTTGGAGTCAGCTGAACGCCTGGGTGTACAAAGGTTTCGACGCAACGTACCGCAGCATTGGCGTGAGTTTTGACAAGACTTATTACGAGTCGAACACCTATCTGCTCGGCAAGGAAATCGTTGAAGAAGGGCTGCAAAAAAGCGTCTTTTACCGCAAGGATGATGGCTCCGTTTGGATCGACTTAACCGAAGAAGGCTTAGACCAGAAGCTGGTGTTGCGCTCCGACGGTACTTCGGTGTACATGACGCAGGACCTCGGGACCACTGATCTGAAGTACCAGGATTTTCAGAATGATCGTCAGATTTGGGTTGTTGGTAACGAGCAGGATTACCATTTCAACGTACTGTTTGCGATTCTGCGTCGATTGGGCCGGACGTACGCCGATGGCCTGTACCACCTTTCCTACGGTATGGTCGATTTACCGACCGGCAAGATGAAATCGCGCGAAGGAACCGTTGTTGATGCCGACGATCTGATCCAGGAAACCATCGATGCGGCTGCTACGGCTGCCGACGAAGCCGCCAAAGGCAAGATGGATGAGTTTGGCGATAACGAGAAAGCAACTCTTTTTCGGATGCTGGGCCTGGGCGCGCTGAAATACTACCTGCTTAAAGTCGATCCGCAAAAAAGAATGCAGTTCAATCCGGCAGAATCGGTTGATCTGCACGGTAACACGGGGCCGTACATTCAGTATGTACACGCTCGTGTCCAGTCGGTCTTACGGAAGGCGGCTGATTCCGGCGTTTCGCTGGCCGGCGCGGTTCAGAACGGAACGCTTGACGAAATTGAGCGTCAGCTTATCTTCCTGCTGAGTCAATATCCGCAACGCGTGGCCGAAGCGGGAGAGAGCTATGCGCCTTCGTACATAGGGCAGTACGCCTACGATCTGGCAAAGACGTTCAACCAGTTTTACGATAAGCTATCGATCCTGAAAGAGACCGATGCCGTGAAGCTGCATACGCGGTTAACTCTGTCAAAATCAGTCGGTGAAACTATTCGAAAGGCAATGGGTTTATTGGGCATAGACGTGCCCGATAAAATGTAG
- a CDS encoding DUF2278 family protein, whose amino-acid sequence MPIANYSILKGRVKDRKRATAQSAHFQILIEDAQGVQYRAAVNAKSKVAPSEVLYFFSDNYTHEILDKIAQAKLPTGLTAVPSKPNGLALDFVRRNLFDTAQMQPLPLEVPGEDNDLNDKLDLYIQRAMNNPDAELYAFGEPWGPETKPDQYFAFLPGRGIHDIHMNQGNVGQFVAQDGIWQDGGILIHFTSTNRWVALFLAFQSQSFHTDENGHAITKVPGGPQPVPEMADLHLIAALVKPQAGKPERVYILNASPNAIDLAGYELVDKANRREPLSGVVPAGEVFVYALNGQRVVLSNDGGSISLLDPTGLKVAGVSYTQSQVSQTGRLVVF is encoded by the coding sequence ATGCCAATCGCCAATTATAGCATCCTGAAAGGACGCGTCAAAGATCGCAAACGTGCTACAGCGCAGAGTGCCCACTTTCAAATTCTGATCGAAGATGCGCAGGGTGTTCAGTACCGTGCTGCCGTCAACGCGAAGTCGAAGGTTGCTCCGTCCGAAGTGCTGTATTTCTTCAGTGACAACTACACGCACGAAATTCTTGACAAGATCGCCCAGGCCAAGCTGCCCACCGGACTAACTGCTGTCCCGAGTAAACCAAATGGGCTGGCGCTGGATTTCGTTCGGCGTAACCTATTCGATACGGCGCAAATGCAGCCTTTGCCGCTGGAGGTACCCGGTGAAGACAACGATCTCAATGACAAACTCGACCTGTATATTCAACGGGCGATGAACAACCCCGATGCCGAACTCTACGCCTTTGGCGAACCCTGGGGACCCGAAACAAAACCTGACCAGTACTTTGCTTTTCTGCCGGGGCGGGGTATCCACGACATTCACATGAATCAGGGCAACGTTGGTCAGTTTGTCGCGCAGGATGGCATCTGGCAGGATGGGGGCATTCTGATTCATTTTACGAGTACGAACCGATGGGTAGCGCTATTTCTGGCGTTTCAGTCGCAGTCCTTCCATACCGACGAAAACGGCCATGCGATTACGAAGGTGCCGGGCGGGCCGCAACCCGTGCCGGAAATGGCTGATCTGCACCTGATTGCCGCGCTGGTGAAACCTCAGGCGGGTAAACCTGAACGTGTCTATATTCTGAATGCGTCGCCAAATGCGATTGACCTGGCTGGCTACGAACTGGTCGATAAAGCCAATCGTCGTGAACCCTTGAGTGGAGTCGTACCGGCAGGAGAGGTGTTTGTATACGCGCTTAATGGACAGCGGGTTGTGTTGAGCAATGACGGCGGCTCGATCAGTTTACTCGATCCAACGGGACTAAAAGTGGCGGGGGTATCGTATACGCAAAGTCAGGTTAGCCAGACGGGAAGACTCGTGGTGTTTTAA
- a CDS encoding penicillin acylase family protein, translated as MHRLLPLVLLFCSLFSAVAQSIPGLQQPVEIIRDRWGVNHIYAKNEHDLFFAQGYSAAQDRLFQLEIWRRQATGTVAELLGPQEVKRDMGTRLFRFRGDLNKELLHYHPHGPQIVRAFVDGVNAYITQVLKTPEKLPFEFRVLNTKPGLWTPEVVISRHQGLAYNVRDELNYGRLVKLIGADKLRELQWFHPVSKPNEPDLTLRVNGDELFQPILDLYEAFRLPLKFQGRPTKADEDEAQLDRQQNNDEWFDTEKQYVGSNNWIISGNKSASGYPMLANDPHRAQSTPSLRYWVHLNGPGWNVIGAGEPTLPGISIGHNDYGAWGLTIFETDNEDLYVYETNPANPNQYRYKGNWVSMKTLTETIPVKGGQPVQATLKYTRHGPVVFEDKQHHKAYAIRAGWLDTGCSPYLASLRMNQARNWTEFRQACSYSRIPGENMIWADKTGTIGWQAVGLAPIRKNFTGLVPVPGDGRYEWSGYLPIQQLPNKLNPSEGYVATANNNLTPANFPHRDAVGWTWSSPNRAHRIEEVLNDGKRKSMVDFMALQADYLSIPARTLVPLLKNLASPDNRTEQALGYLRKWDYKLETNSVAAAIYVAWEGELKKAVYQQKVPKNAQPYFKSLPSKRVFDELLIPTVSRDSLLLSCMDRAVTQLTDRLGNDMDDWLYGQRKNKHITITHPLSDLVDKAMQKKINLGPVARGGYGETVNATANDLNQTHGASFRILIDTEDWDKTLGINSPGQSGNPDSPHYSDLFPIWAENNYFPVFFTKDKVKTVAEQTTVLKP; from the coding sequence ATGCATCGGCTTTTACCACTTGTTCTGCTCTTTTGTTCGCTGTTTTCTGCTGTTGCTCAATCCATTCCCGGCCTTCAGCAACCCGTCGAAATAATCCGTGATCGTTGGGGCGTCAATCACATTTACGCCAAAAACGAGCACGATCTATTTTTTGCGCAGGGCTACTCGGCGGCTCAAGACCGGCTTTTTCAACTGGAAATCTGGCGTCGGCAGGCAACCGGAACCGTCGCCGAACTGCTCGGTCCGCAGGAAGTCAAACGGGATATGGGTACCCGGCTTTTTCGTTTTCGGGGCGATCTTAACAAGGAACTACTGCACTACCACCCGCACGGACCGCAGATTGTTCGGGCCTTTGTCGATGGCGTTAACGCGTACATTACGCAGGTACTGAAAACGCCCGAAAAGCTTCCGTTCGAATTTCGGGTTCTGAACACGAAACCGGGTTTGTGGACGCCTGAAGTGGTTATTAGCCGTCATCAGGGATTAGCCTATAACGTGCGTGACGAACTGAATTACGGTCGGTTGGTCAAACTCATTGGCGCTGACAAACTCCGTGAACTGCAATGGTTTCATCCCGTATCGAAACCGAACGAACCTGACCTGACCCTACGCGTGAACGGCGATGAACTGTTTCAGCCCATTCTCGACTTGTACGAAGCGTTTCGCTTGCCCTTAAAATTTCAGGGGCGACCCACAAAAGCCGACGAAGACGAAGCCCAGCTCGACCGTCAGCAAAACAACGACGAGTGGTTTGATACCGAAAAACAATACGTCGGCTCCAATAACTGGATTATTTCGGGCAATAAGTCGGCGAGTGGTTATCCGATGCTCGCTAATGATCCGCACCGGGCGCAATCGACACCCTCCCTGCGGTATTGGGTACACTTAAATGGGCCCGGATGGAACGTGATCGGGGCGGGGGAGCCGACCCTACCGGGAATTTCAATCGGTCATAACGATTATGGGGCCTGGGGCTTGACGATTTTTGAGACCGACAACGAAGATTTGTACGTGTACGAAACCAACCCGGCCAATCCGAATCAATACCGCTACAAAGGCAACTGGGTAAGCATGAAAACGCTGACCGAAACCATTCCGGTGAAAGGTGGACAGCCCGTGCAGGCGACCCTGAAATATACGCGACACGGCCCGGTGGTCTTCGAAGACAAGCAGCATCACAAAGCCTACGCTATCCGGGCGGGTTGGCTCGACACGGGCTGTTCACCTTATCTGGCGAGTCTGCGCATGAATCAGGCGCGTAACTGGACGGAGTTTCGGCAAGCCTGTTCGTACAGCCGGATTCCGGGAGAAAACATGATCTGGGCGGATAAAACCGGAACCATTGGCTGGCAGGCCGTAGGCTTGGCCCCGATTCGCAAGAACTTTACGGGATTGGTACCCGTACCCGGCGATGGCCGATACGAATGGAGTGGCTATTTACCGATTCAGCAATTGCCCAACAAACTGAATCCATCGGAAGGGTATGTCGCCACAGCCAATAACAACCTGACACCCGCTAATTTTCCCCATCGCGATGCGGTCGGCTGGACATGGTCTTCGCCTAACCGGGCCCACCGCATCGAAGAAGTATTGAATGATGGGAAGCGCAAGAGTATGGTCGATTTTATGGCTTTGCAGGCTGACTATCTATCTATTCCGGCTCGAACGCTGGTACCGTTGCTGAAAAACCTGGCTTCGCCTGATAACCGAACCGAACAGGCGTTGGGTTACCTGCGGAAATGGGATTACAAATTAGAGACTAATTCGGTGGCCGCTGCGATTTACGTTGCCTGGGAGGGAGAGCTGAAAAAAGCGGTTTATCAACAGAAGGTGCCGAAAAATGCGCAGCCTTATTTTAAAAGCCTGCCCTCGAAGCGGGTCTTTGACGAACTACTTATTCCGACGGTTTCCCGCGATAGCCTGCTGCTTTCCTGCATGGACCGCGCCGTGACCCAACTGACCGACCGGCTTGGTAACGACATGGATGACTGGCTGTACGGACAGCGAAAAAATAAGCACATTACCATCACGCACCCGCTTAGCGATCTGGTAGACAAAGCTATGCAGAAAAAGATCAACCTTGGTCCGGTGGCGCGGGGCGGTTACGGCGAAACCGTTAACGCAACGGCTAATGACCTGAACCAGACGCACGGGGCGTCATTCCGTATTCTGATCGATACCGAAGATTGGGATAAAACGTTGGGCATCAACAGTCCGGGGCAGTCTGGTAACCCCGATAGTCCGCATTACAGCGACTTATTTCCAATCTGGGCCGAAAACAATTATTTTCCGGTGTTCTTCACCAAAGACAAGGTGAAAACCGTAGCTGAACAAACGACTGTACTGAAGCCCTGA
- a CDS encoding peptidoglycan-binding protein, whose protein sequence is MIKTAYQNELLFSGAIKKGDGGNDVKRIQEWLCLNAPNYPRAALTTSIDGQFGPATERAVQNFQAALKVPKTGVVTPELFKRLSAPLSNAFSAKPTAKDSRKAVIQIANAHLRQRSAELQTSDGQNLGPWVRGYCDGYDGSLFKWCAGFVQTVLDQTSSAYGRSFTAIMPHTLSCDTMALHGQGTGRLTRCANLRKKPACMRPGDVFLLRNPETDDWFHTGIVTAVLGDAIETLEGNTDVKGGSNGTAVFARVRNIQNATIDILSIDGL, encoded by the coding sequence ATGATCAAAACGGCTTACCAGAACGAATTGCTTTTTTCCGGTGCCATCAAAAAAGGTGATGGAGGAAACGACGTTAAACGAATTCAGGAGTGGTTATGCCTGAATGCGCCGAATTACCCCAGAGCGGCTCTTACTACGTCCATCGATGGTCAGTTCGGACCGGCGACAGAGCGGGCTGTGCAGAACTTTCAGGCTGCGCTTAAAGTACCGAAGACGGGCGTCGTCACGCCGGAGCTATTTAAACGCCTGAGTGCTCCCCTGTCGAATGCGTTTAGCGCAAAGCCGACTGCGAAAGATTCCCGTAAAGCCGTTATTCAGATTGCGAATGCCCATTTGAGACAACGGTCGGCAGAACTGCAAACGTCGGATGGACAGAATTTGGGGCCTTGGGTACGTGGCTATTGCGATGGGTACGATGGCTCCCTTTTCAAATGGTGTGCGGGCTTTGTGCAGACGGTGCTGGATCAGACCTCATCGGCCTACGGGCGTAGTTTTACGGCCATTATGCCGCATACGCTTAGTTGCGACACAATGGCCCTGCATGGACAGGGAACCGGACGGCTTACCAGATGTGCCAATCTACGGAAAAAACCAGCCTGTATGCGTCCCGGTGATGTGTTTCTGTTGCGTAATCCAGAAACCGATGACTGGTTTCATACGGGCATTGTGACAGCCGTTCTCGGTGATGCCATTGAGACACTGGAAGGAAATACGGATGTGAAGGGCGGAAGTAACGGCACTGCGGTGTTTGCCCGCGTCCGGAATATTCAAAACGCAACCATCGATATTTTATCAATTGACGGCTTGTAG
- a CDS encoding nucleotide pyrophosphohydrolase encodes MTLKDAQATVDDWIKTVGVRYFNELTNMAMLTEEVGEVARIIARRYGEQSEKESDKDKDLGDEMADVLWVLICLANQTGVDLTDAFAKNLAKKNIRDATRHLNNEKLK; translated from the coding sequence ATAACGCTAAAAGACGCTCAGGCTACCGTTGACGATTGGATCAAAACCGTCGGCGTTCGGTATTTTAATGAACTTACCAACATGGCAATGCTCACCGAAGAGGTGGGCGAAGTGGCGCGGATTATTGCGCGTCGTTACGGCGAACAATCGGAAAAAGAGTCCGATAAAGACAAAGACCTGGGTGACGAAATGGCTGATGTTCTTTGGGTGCTTATCTGTCTCGCCAATCAAACCGGTGTCGATCTGACCGACGCTTTTGCCAAAAACCTGGCGAAAAAAAATATCCGAGATGCGACGCGACATTTGAACAACGAGAAGCTGAAGTAA
- a CDS encoding DUF4177 domain-containing protein — MKKFEYRVLDVAAGGFWSGGGKIDVQELTDKLNELGQQGWEVVSSVDLNMAQGQSRSVLVTLKREIH; from the coding sequence ATGAAAAAGTTTGAATACCGCGTCCTTGACGTAGCCGCAGGCGGTTTCTGGAGCGGAGGAGGTAAGATTGACGTGCAGGAACTGACCGACAAGCTCAACGAACTTGGCCAGCAAGGCTGGGAAGTCGTATCGTCGGTGGATCTGAACATGGCGCAGGGGCAATCGCGGAGTGTTCTTGTGACGCTCAAGCGGGAAATACACTAA
- the fdhD gene encoding formate dehydrogenase accessory sulfurtransferase FdhD — MALVAPVTIQKISGDSLKETPDLLAVEEPLEIRLGFGPVDDRQQRSVAVTMRTPGHDEELAMGFLFTEGIIQRPSDIISCRHCVQDSAKEGNVLRVELHPDVVVDWARLNRNTFTSSSCGLCGKTTIDAVMALTPGPLSSDFLLEPTVLHALPERVRTAQRAFAYTGGIHAAALFDAAGTVLLVREDIGRHNALDKLIGAAFWQNWLPLSQSGIFLSGRIGVELVQKSWMAGVPLLAAVGAPSSLAVQMAQEAGMTLTGFVRDERFNVYSKAERINVHSLLATSL; from the coding sequence ATGGCTCTCGTTGCTCCCGTTACCATCCAAAAAATTTCAGGCGACAGTTTGAAAGAGACCCCCGATCTGCTGGCCGTTGAGGAACCGCTCGAAATCCGACTCGGCTTCGGACCCGTTGATGACCGTCAGCAGCGGAGCGTCGCCGTTACGATGCGAACACCCGGCCACGACGAAGAACTGGCGATGGGGTTTCTGTTTACGGAAGGCATTATTCAGCGCCCCAGCGACATTATTTCCTGCCGCCACTGCGTTCAGGATTCGGCCAAAGAAGGCAACGTACTCCGCGTTGAACTCCATCCTGATGTAGTTGTTGACTGGGCCCGGCTCAACCGAAATACGTTTACGTCGTCGAGTTGTGGACTCTGCGGCAAAACGACCATTGATGCCGTAATGGCCCTTACGCCTGGTCCCCTTTCGTCCGATTTTCTGCTGGAACCAACTGTATTACACGCTTTACCGGAGCGGGTTCGGACTGCACAGCGGGCGTTTGCGTACACAGGTGGTATTCACGCAGCGGCTCTGTTCGATGCGGCTGGAACGGTGTTGCTTGTTCGGGAAGACATTGGCCGGCACAACGCGCTGGATAAACTTATAGGCGCTGCTTTCTGGCAAAACTGGCTTCCGCTGTCGCAATCGGGCATTTTTCTAAGCGGACGAATCGGTGTCGAACTGGTTCAGAAAAGCTGGATGGCCGGTGTTCCGTTGTTAGCGGCTGTCGGTGCACCATCGAGTCTGGCCGTTCAGATGGCGCAGGAAGCCGGTATGACACTCACCGGCTTTGTCCGTGACGAACGATTTAATGTTTACAGCAAAGCCGAACGGATTAACGTTCATTCGCTCTTAGCAACCAGCCTTTAG
- a CDS encoding diacylglycerol/lipid kinase family protein, with protein MVFLFAINPVSGGKAKTDWEDGIHNHFDNSPNKAEFLYLDGKTDEEELKKKIAQVKPDRVVAVGGDGTIKFVAEQLLDTDIPIGILPAGSANGMARELGIPADVEGSLNVLTNGVLKPTDLISVNGEICLHLADIGLNAQLVKHYQQNNLRGKLGYLRGVVNVLRKHRLLRVEINKGDECIPRAAFMIVLANARMYGTGAVINPEGDPFDGQFEVVIFRRLSFWEILKLFWRYQPFDPRKIEIFPATSITIETHRKAYFQVDGEYIGRVTQLKAEVKPGVVKMIVPQPVTA; from the coding sequence TTGGTCTTTTTATTCGCAATAAATCCCGTTTCCGGTGGGAAAGCCAAAACGGACTGGGAAGATGGTATCCACAACCATTTCGATAACTCGCCCAATAAAGCCGAGTTTTTGTACCTCGACGGCAAGACGGATGAGGAAGAGCTAAAGAAAAAAATCGCTCAGGTAAAACCAGATCGCGTCGTGGCCGTTGGGGGCGACGGTACGATCAAGTTTGTGGCCGAGCAACTCCTGGACACGGATATTCCAATAGGGATTTTACCGGCTGGCTCGGCAAACGGAATGGCCCGTGAGCTTGGTATTCCGGCTGACGTTGAAGGAAGCCTGAATGTGCTCACCAATGGGGTTTTAAAGCCAACGGACCTTATTTCGGTGAATGGCGAAATCTGTCTGCACCTGGCTGATATCGGTCTAAACGCCCAGCTAGTAAAGCATTACCAGCAAAATAATCTGCGCGGTAAACTAGGTTATCTGCGCGGAGTGGTCAATGTGTTACGAAAGCACCGTTTGTTGCGGGTTGAGATCAATAAAGGTGATGAATGCATCCCACGAGCGGCCTTCATGATTGTGCTGGCCAATGCGCGCATGTATGGTACGGGGGCTGTAATCAATCCCGAGGGTGATCCGTTCGATGGGCAATTCGAAGTAGTTATTTTTCGGCGCTTGTCATTCTGGGAAATCCTGAAATTATTCTGGCGTTATCAGCCGTTCGATCCTCGGAAAATAGAAATCTTCCCCGCCACATCGATCACAATTGAAACGCACCGTAAAGCGTATTTTCAGGTAGACGGCGAATACATCGGTCGGGTAACTCAGCTAAAAGCCGAGGTTAAACCCGGCGTTGTGAAAATGATCGTACCGCAACCAGTCACGGCCTAA
- a CDS encoding App1 family protein, which translates to MVNLLAVLRLFLVRPYPQATIRVRLGDHTTEIRTDPDGYFRIELPLEQALPPGWHSVKAQMVSQTISPETILAEGEGKILIPHQTPFLCISDIDDTFLISHSATIGKRLLVLLTQNAHSRDPFEGVVAHYQLLAEAASGPDATNPFFYVSSSEWNLYDYILEFSRKNGLPEGIYLLSQLKQLSQLLQTGKTKHLTKFDRIVRIIETYPDRKFILLGDDSQQDPPIYESIVRHFPQQILCVYIRRIHPKKQDATNELMKRIKANGVAYCYFANSAEAHRHSVEMGLVAS; encoded by the coding sequence GTGGTAAATTTGCTTGCCGTCCTTCGCCTGTTTCTGGTGCGTCCGTACCCACAGGCTACCATTCGGGTCCGTTTAGGTGACCACACGACGGAAATCCGGACCGATCCTGATGGTTACTTTCGTATCGAACTCCCCTTGGAGCAGGCCCTACCGCCCGGCTGGCACTCGGTAAAGGCACAAATGGTGTCGCAAACGATTTCGCCCGAAACGATACTGGCCGAAGGAGAAGGTAAAATACTGATTCCGCATCAAACGCCGTTTCTGTGTATTTCGGACATTGACGACACATTCTTGATTTCCCATTCGGCGACGATTGGCAAACGTCTGCTGGTACTACTGACTCAGAATGCGCACAGCCGTGATCCCTTCGAAGGGGTTGTAGCCCATTACCAGCTGCTCGCCGAAGCCGCCAGCGGCCCGGACGCTACCAATCCTTTTTTTTACGTATCCAGCAGCGAGTGGAACCTGTATGATTATATTCTGGAATTTTCGCGCAAGAATGGGCTTCCGGAAGGAATCTATCTTCTGAGTCAGCTCAAGCAGCTATCGCAGTTGTTGCAGACGGGCAAAACCAAGCACCTGACCAAGTTTGACCGCATCGTCCGCATCATCGAAACGTATCCAGATCGGAAATTCATTCTGTTAGGCGACGACTCCCAGCAGGACCCGCCTATTTACGAATCGATTGTCAGGCATTTTCCTCAGCAGATTCTTTGTGTGTACATTCGGCGCATCCACCCCAAAAAACAGGATGCAACGAATGAGCTTATGAAGAGAATCAAAGCCAACGGGGTGGCCTACTGTTATTTCGCGAACAGTGCCGAAGCTCATCGGCATTCGGTAGAAATGGGACTTGTCGCTTCCTGA
- a CDS encoding class I SAM-dependent methyltransferase: MYKTTEITSAEIASDNPVHQRLLFPYVEAASIVSGKVLEIGCGWGRGLDLLTKAADHYTGIDKNNDLISALGAAYPQSTFIAANIPPLMGANGAPIPDNTFDYIVTFQVIEHIENDDLFIREAHRVLKPGGKLLLTTVNKTFSLTRNPWHVREYYADGLRNLMGKYFPNVDTKGVHGNGKVMTYYEQNKESVKKLTRFDIFNLQYRLPRRLLQVPYDLMNRLNRNRLLKADGIAAEIDYTDYLVSNDPAGSLDFFYVATK, from the coding sequence ATGTACAAAACCACCGAAATTACCTCCGCTGAAATTGCGTCGGACAACCCTGTCCATCAGCGCCTGTTGTTTCCATACGTGGAAGCGGCTTCAATCGTCAGTGGCAAGGTGCTCGAAATCGGTTGTGGCTGGGGACGTGGCCTTGATTTGCTCACCAAAGCCGCTGATCATTATACCGGTATTGATAAAAACAACGATTTGATTTCGGCATTAGGTGCGGCCTACCCACAGTCTACATTTATTGCCGCCAACATTCCGCCGTTAATGGGTGCCAACGGTGCTCCAATACCTGACAATACGTTTGATTATATCGTAACGTTTCAGGTGATCGAACATATTGAGAATGATGATCTGTTTATCCGGGAGGCTCATCGGGTTCTGAAACCGGGGGGGAAGCTACTGCTGACAACCGTCAACAAGACGTTCTCGCTAACCCGTAATCCGTGGCACGTTCGGGAATATTACGCCGATGGCTTACGGAACCTGATGGGTAAGTATTTTCCAAACGTGGATACCAAAGGCGTTCACGGCAATGGAAAAGTGATGACCTATTATGAGCAAAATAAAGAGTCGGTCAAAAAGCTGACCCGGTTCGATATTTTCAATCTACAGTATCGGTTGCCCCGCCGGTTGTTACAGGTTCCTTACGATCTGATGAATCGACTGAATCGCAACCGACTTTTGAAAGCGGATGGTATTGCTGCCGAGATCGACTACACCGATTATCTGGTCAGCAACGATCCCGCCGGAAGTCTCGACTTCTTTTACGTAGCGACGAAATAA